Genomic segment of Ficedula albicollis isolate OC2 chromosome 3, FicAlb1.5, whole genome shotgun sequence:
AAACCATGTGGCTTTAGGTTTGACTTTCTTGACTACTGTAGGAGTACTCCACAGGGCCACTTCAGGAGATGTGTGCAGCGCACATGAAACCTTTGGCAGAGGGACAAGCTTTTGGGGAAGAGAGAGTCTCTGAAGAGGCAAGACAAGGTGTTGTAGAGAGGTAGACTGAAACATTTTGGGTGACTTCTTGTCTCTCTGTAGCTTTTTCATGTCTTGAATACTCTTGACTACTTAAAAGCATTCTGGACATATCCTTTGAGattctgtttaaaattctttcctgtaaaaattatataaagagTATCCAAAGTGAAAACCAAGGtatttttgctgtgctttgtgttcTGCAGTTCAGTTTTGACTCGTCTTTTtagtacatttaaaaataccttcttgGTTTACTATAATAAATGGTTTAAATTTTTAGTCATGACCTTGTCTTTGGAAGAGAATGCAAAATCCTGTCCTACTCTGTAAGGtgcaatattatttttcagGTTTGTGGACTGTAACATTTTCACCTTCTGTCAAAAGTGATACAGTTAATGatcctgttttaaaaaacagaagaggtGTTGCTTGGGCATGTGAAAGTTATTTGGAATTATTTCCAGAAAGGCCACTTACAATCAAAACATGGTGTGTCACAGGCTATTTTCTATCTGTAAAGGTTTTGTGTTAATACTTTCCTTGCAGTTTTGTCCTGTGAAAAACACAtactataaatatttctttaaagcaCATTCAGGCTTTTCATGAcagcatctttatttttttcctttttttttttttttttttttttttttttttttttcttggggggggggggggggggggggggggggggggggggggggggggggggggggggggggggggggggggggggggggggggggggggggggggggggggggggggggggggggggggggggggggggggggggggggggggggggggggggggggggggggggggggggggggggggggggggggggggggggggggggggggggggggggggggggggggggggggggggggggggggggggggggggggggggggggggggggggggggggggggggggggggggggggggggggggggggggggggggggggggggggggggggggggggggggggggggggggggggggggggggggggggggggggggggggggggggggggggggggggggggggggggggggggggggggggggggggggggggggggggggggggggggggggggggggggggggggggggggggggggggggggggggggggggggggggggggggggggggggggggggggggggggggggggggggggggggggggggggggggggggggggggggggggggggggggggggggggggggggggggggggggggggggggggggggggggggggggggggggggggggggggggggggggggggggggggggggggggggggggggggggggggggggggggggggggggggggggggggggggggggggggggggggggggggggggggggggggggggggggggggggggggggggggggggggggggggggggggggtttttttttttttttttttttttactgctttgaaCCATAGACCATTAAGGTGAAGTTTATTCATTAAGGTGAAGTTTATTATTGTCAGAGACTTGAGAGGAGGGGCAGTAACTGAATAGGCTTTGAAATCCTGAATTTTAGTGTTGAGAAGGCCTTTTTGAATGGATTGGTGAATAGAGAAGTCTTGAAAATGGTATGGTTCTTCTTGCCCTCTTTTCAGAAGTAGAAACCTTCTAGAGGAATTCAGAACAGAATAGGCAAGTATTAAAGAAGTACAGTTCAGTGTTGAATAGCTTCATATTTTTGAGTTGTGTATTTTTTGTAAACTAACTTGAAGATGAAGTGCAAAAGCAGAATAGCTTTGACTGCTTGATTACTAAAccactgttttttaaattttgtcttaAATTTTCCATCATGGTGATTTTGAAATTATCCTAATGAATActgttttttctatttctccatctttctccTTTTGTAAAAAACTCTCCATCTAAATTCTAGTAAGTGGAAAGGTGACAATAGCAGTGTCACCTGTCTATGCATCAGTCCAGatggaaaaatgctgctgtcagctggTAGAACTATAAAACTGTGGGACTTGGAGACCAAAGAAGTCTACAGAGTAAGTACTTCTGTACCTCTGTTAAACTAGATGCAAAAAAATGCCCTTCTTGAGTAGTGATACTACCTATCTAGTGTTTCCTGATCGGCATCTAAAACATTTCACTGTATTTGAGGATACAATTGGCAGTTTCAGGATTGCTGGACATTTTTGCTGTGATGGTACCCTAAACTGTGGTTTCCACTTATTGAGAATTGAATGAGAACAttaaatttttgcttctgaGCATGCTGGCAGCATCCTTTCTCAAGGCTGTAGGAGAAAGATGGATGCTGTCCTTTTTAACTGGGTCCCTGTCTGATACCCTTCTGTCAGGAGAACTCAGTTCACCACTGTATCAGTTACTGCTGGCATGGATTTTAACATGAGTCCCTCCACAAAGCCTTCGAGTTTCCTTGCTAAACTTCATGTAACTGGTGGCATTATCAGTTTTGCTGTTGAAACAGTTGGAAGGCATAGGAGCAACTCCTTATTGttccctgagcagggctcagacATTGAGCAAATGGCCATGCTTTAGCTGATCCGTGAATGCTGCCGTGTTCTCTTGCCTGCTAGCAGACAGGACAGGGATAGTCTCTGAATCTCCTGTCAGGTGAGTGTGTACACATGTGCTGTTACTGTGGGCTTGCTGGCACATGGCAGCTACCATGTATGTCTGCATTCCATAATGACCAAAACCACTATTTGCAAAAGTAGATTGAAGAACCAGTTTTTTGGGGGGCCCGTGGGGTGGTATGGTGCCCAGATTTAGTGTCAGCACACATGTGTCCATTGTTAAAGTTTATAATTAAACTGAATCTAGTTCCATTGTAAAGGTTGAAATGCAAAactgggggggcacaggggagtGCTTTGTGACAGTAACAGCAGTACAAGTGGATGTGATTTCTTTTGCATGGATTTAGTCCCAGTGAATTTGCCTTTGATTCCCCATTTAAGTTTTATAGTGTTGATAAATACTTGGCAGGTCAGAAAAAGCTTCCTTGACATTCAGAAATGGAAGGAAACTGATCACTAGTTAAAAACCACTGAGCTGTCCTTGTTGACTTAATAATGCTCAAATCTTTCCTAATGTTCTTTGTTAActaatgttttgatttttgccATGTGACTGCTTACAACAATCATGGAAAgatcctgttttttttcttagcatttCACAGGCCATGCTACATCTGTGTCATCGTTAATGTTTACCACAGTGAAACCTATGAATGAAAGTAAACCCTTTGATGGAATTACAGGACTTTATTTCTTGTCTGGAGCTATACACGACCGATTATTGAGTGTGTGGTATGTAAGCTTTTCATAATTTGTGACTGTGATTAAACAAGGTAAAGCAGAAGTGGCATTCTGGAAGAATGCAGTGATGATCTCTTTAATGGTGGTTTCGACTCACTGATTGTTGAGTGAAGACGAGATTTTCCTTGGCTGTGTCTGAGCGTGCTTCCAGTTGCCATTTGTATCACTAGTGTGTGCCTGAACATACTGTGTAATAAACTTCCTTGTCCCTTGCACTTACTGTAAGGTTTATTCAAAGTTTTGTTGCTCAGTTTCACTTGGGAGTTACTTTGCTCTTGGAAGTTAGAACATTTTCTAAGGTGAACACTGAAATGTCAGCGTGGTGCTTTTGGATATGGTAGATACTACCACATTCACGAGTGATTTATAATGCTTGTCTGGTGCAGAGGATGCTGTTTGTGCTGTGGTAAATAATGTGTACTTTTTGTGTCTTCCAGGCAGATCAGATCagataggaaagaaaagaatgctGTGATGTCTTTCTCAGTAACAGAAGAACCAACTTTTGTTGACCTGACTGTATCAGAGGTCAAAGAGGAGGTAGGGCCAATAGTTTGTACACAAATATGTTCAACAGTTTTCACTTACCAGTTTCCTTTTAAGGATGTAAAGAAAGAGGCTTTGTTTATATTTGGGTTCTATTATGAAGAGATGAGATCTAAATGCCGTTTCATGGGTGTAAGGATATTTATTACAGATGCTTTATTTATAAAGCTGGTAGTTTGAAAGGCTCCTTTTCAAAGCTAGAAAGAGCAAAtttagtgggttttttcagaaattttgttCGTGATGGCGGAAATGTCAGATGTTTCCTATTTAGAACAAGTTAGTAATCAAAATGGTTGTTAGAACttagcaaagaaaaacacaaaagaagtGATTTCTAAAAATCTGGTTTGGTGcaatcctgtatttttttctgatttcaagtGGTTTTGGCAGTGTAACTGCATTTGGAATTAACTGGCCTTGAATGAGTTAAAGTAGCAGCGTATATTTTGCCAAGTCTCTCAGTTTTAACAAGCACAATTCTTTCAAAGTAGTTGCCTTGTGAAAAATGTGTGAATGTGAGACATGTTCACAAACGGTTCCCGTAATTATTTAgaacatttttctcctgctgcctttaTATTACATATCTCAGAGCAGTATTTCATGCTATATTTTTCTAGTATTTCCAGTTCCCTTTTCCTGAGCGTATTGGAGAGTATTCTATAATGACTAAATGACTCCTGTCATTTAGGTTTTCTGAGGAGTCATCTCAGTTTCTGTCCTCTAAGCATATTCACAGTGTCAGCAcctttgcagagctgtgccactaGACATGTATCTGCTACTGTGCAAACTGTTTAACTCAAGATTTATGACTAGTGATAAAGTACAGTTGTGAGTTATCTTATTAATCTTCTAACACTTGTACTGAATGTTCCTGTGTGATTACGTCTTTCATCTTCATTTCAGATTTAGTCTAATGTTCTTAAATactgagaaaatgcaaattgtAGCCATACAACTGTCTCTTGATGTCCTGAACTTCCAGGAGAGTTTTTCTTTGATCTAATGAAACTCTCTTGCTGTGCCTTCTTTCAGCCTGTGAAATTAGCAGTTGTGTGCAGAGATGGGCAGTTGCATTTATTCGAACATATCTTGAATGGGTAAGTTAGGATTCATCTTGAGGGTGTCTTTGGGAAAGGTCTGGGGTTACTGCAAGGCAAAGCTCAGTTTTGTTATGCTGCTGCCTTTAAGCTCTTGTATACACTCTCGAACCAAGTTCCAGCTGCCTCTTTGTCTTGGTTTACTGGACACATTTTTGAAGAACTCACTTGTTGGGACTGTATTGGACTTCGGTATTGTGTGGCTTTAACCCAGATTTTGTGCGTCTGTGCCTCATCTTAGCCATCTGTAAAAGGTGTAAAATGGCTGAGTTTGCTGAGGACCTGCTAATGAAGGATGCTTAGATGTGCAAGATACTGAAGTGTTCAAGCTAAAcatcttggatttttttttccagctattgCAAAAAACCCTTAACATCAAACTGTACTGTTCAGATAGCAACGCCTGGGAATGATGGGGACTCAACACCGAAACCAGTCCCCATTCTAGCAGCTGCATTTTGCAAAGACAAAcagtctctgctgctggtgtATGGAAACACCTTACAGCCCATCCTAGAGAAAGTGGTATGTAAAACTCAACAGAGAGGGTTTGGTTTCTGTAATATGGACTGcatgctgctttcagctggagaaatttttggctttgttatttttatttttactgttttgaaaTGATATAACAATACAAAACATATTCCTTGCCCTTGTTTTGGGAGCTGTAACTGTTGGCCCGAGCTGTTTGGAAAGGCAATTTgtattcttccattttttcagtTGAGTACAGGTTGATGTCATTGCTGACTTACTGCCATTTCAGCTGTTGTTGAGTTAGGCCATTGAAACTAGTTTTAGTACAGTTCCAGTTTATGTGTGTAAACTTCCTTGGAGAGTATAGAGATCTGGTAACAAAAGGCAGATATGCAAACGAGCTGCTATTCTAGAGTGAAAAAAAAGGTCATTCTAATTTATACCATTGGAATTTTCTCTCATCTTTCAGTAGCATAATGAATCACAGGTGTGAGTGTCAAATATATTAACTGGTTTTGTTCCTGTCCTCCTAGTCTTTGAACACCAGTGAATCCCACATATGTTTGGTACGGGACATGCAGAAAGTGTTATCACTTAAAACAGATGCTGCTGTAACAAAGGTGAGCTTTGCatgaaatgtgattttattgCTTCTCTTATTGTACTTCAGAAACAAAGTAGGTAACATTCACTGCTCTCTTAAAATGAGTTTGGATTTCTGTAAGGACCtgttcagagctgcagaggtAGCTGCAGATGTCCATAGCACTCAGGCAGGTGTGGGTAAAGAGATCTTCATGGCTGCTGTGTGCCCTGGCATGTGCAAGAGCACACAGTGGCCATCTTCTAACTCAGCAGATCTCCTTGAGAGACAGGACTGATTGGTGGGGTTTTTCTGCCTAAGATCAGTCCTTCCCTTTGAATCTTCCCTTTGAATCAACAAACCTTGTTGCTTTGTACAGCCTCTCTTTCCCTGGTAGTTTGGGATGAAGGTGGGATGACTTTGTTGGAGAGTCTAAATAAAATGCAGAGGAACCTTTCTTTATGTGGCCTTCATGTGTTCCTGCTCACAGGGACCTGGGAGTGTGAGCTTGGCACTTGCATGGCAGCAGTGTCCAGTTATGCTACTTGACACTGTGTTCTCTCACGCAGGATCCTCTGGGTGTTTGGAGACAGACTGTAAAGTTCTTAATCACTGTGCATATTCAAGGCCTTGAAGATTTGAAATGCTTGGAGTGTCAGTGAATGAGCAGACAGCACTGTTTTTCTGACCCTTTAGTTATCTACCAGATGTGGTGCTCTATCAGCCATGCAGGGTTTTGTGCTGATGCCtctgtcctggagctgctgggcagcagagctgcactgtaGGGGCAGATGTAGGGCCTGTGTGGCATGCAGTGATGATACCCATCTTGGTTTCGCTTTTTACTGAATTCCAGTGAGGACGCATTTCTCTTGGCTGTCTGAGCATGCCATGTGGGAGAAGGTCAGTGATGATTGTGGTGAGCTAAGGGGATAGTATTTTGTCACCACTGGTGTTGTATGACAAGATTCTTGATGcagaaaatcagctttttgGAAATTAGAAGTTGCTTTGCTCAGTGTAATAGATTATACTTGCATCACTTCAGAagtatttccaaaaaaaaagcctggataGAAGTGCTATGGTTTAAGAAGTGTTCTGGAAGtagcagaaaatgcatttttgataTTCTGGAAGTGGCATACTATCTTACATTCTCTGTGAGTCAGGGGAGCATTTGGCTGTTAAATAGAAAATTCCATCTCCTCTGTTCATTGAAGATGATACCTTAGCTTGTGTGGTATAAATGAAGCTGTCTCTTTTTATCACTGTGGTCACAGCCTAATTCAGACAACTGAGTTCTGTGTCTGAACAATCCCTAGAAGAAAAGAGTTGGGATTGACGGGTATAGCGACTACCTTTTGCTGTTACATTGTGGTCAGTTATTGCCTTCCAGTGGATGCTGAATTAATCTGTGGTTTATGGAGCTGACAGTAAGCACAGGTAGTATCTATTGCCAAACATTCAAATATTTGTTGTTGGATACAAACAGTTCTGTGAATGCTATGGCAAAAGCTTGTAAGAAAAGTTGTTCACAGGTGACTTCAAAAAGACCATTGCTTTAGTTAATTATGAAAACTAGCTGTTTGGTTTTTGAGGTTATTTGTTCTCCTAAATATGCTGGATTTGCCtaatatttatgaagaaaatggGTTGTGTCTGCCTGGTTTACCATATGTGTGAGAGTCTCAGaatgaaatctgtattttaaattggAAGAAAGCTTAAGATACTAGCAATTCATGCAAATGTGTTTATCTCTGTGTATTAGGTAAAGACCCCTGTTGTGAACTCGGACACCAAAGTTCTAGTTCCTGGCATTCCAGGACATAGTACAGCTGTCAAAACTCCAGCCTcgggaaaagagaaaaagaaaaacaagaggaaaCCAGGCGAGACAGAGGTAAAGGGCTTCTTCTTTCAAACTCAACAAGAATGGAGAAATGAGAATTATAAATCATTGCTATACCTTCTTTAGGTGACCTTgtattggttttgtttgctgtggaAGAAAGGTTAATGATACCATCTTTCTGTATGAAAGAGATGTccccctgctcagagcactTCCTTCATTCAagccctctgtgccctgcctgtgaTTGTTGCAGAACTTTGCCACACGCTTGTTGCTGCCTATGCCAACATAGATAGATCAGTGCTTTTCAGCCAAAACttcatctgctttgttttctaattCTGTCTTCTGTCagtgcatttaaaaagaatacacaaaatttgtgttcttttccAGCAGAATTAGTGGGAATACTCTAAGTTAgtgctttgctttcagctgaTATTGGTGAGAAACCACACTGACACAGGACTGCCCTTATTTCCCCTCTGCAGGAGAGCATTGAGGAGCGCCTTGGGGCTTTGGATATCGATGTGAGCAAAGTCAAAACTCCAGGTGGCCTTCCCCAAACAGACAGCTTTGCCGTGCTCCTGGTTCAGGGCTTGGAAAGCAACGATGCAGAAATCTTAAATGTAAGTCTTGCAAGCTCAGTGTGTGCTGTTGAATCTGTTCACTGGACTGGTAGGGAGCCTTCCTGAAAGTCGGGAAGGCTGAGCAGTTCAGAACCTGTTGTTTCTCCCAGTTGCTTTTTGCTGAtttgctgctgaaggcagtgcTATTATGAATTATAGTAGTGGTGGTACTTTTCTGTTGTTATCTGCCTTGCTTTCTGAGTCAGTCCCTGAACTTAGAGGCACTTTGTTTGTGATACATTTGTTATGTCACAGTTCAGATCTTTTCTAAGTGATGCTACCAATGCAGCCATGTTCCCTTTAGCTTGGATGAGCATAATCTGTGCTTAGTCTCCTGAGGGTACATTTTTCAAGCAGGTACTGTTTGAAGAATGAATTGATGACAAGTTTCACTTGAAAAGCTTATCCTTGCATTTGGACAAAATAGTACTAGGGGTGGGGAACTGTTAAGAATTTGATGCTGAATAGACATTTCTTGTCACAGATGCTGGTGAAAGGCATTCATTTATGGAAgtcaaacagaaaatatcaaGGGAGATTTTCATGTTCCTGTAATGCATGATTTCTAACATGGGGCAGGTGGGACAGAGGCAATGCTAGATTGTGTTAGGTGGGTTTATTGAGTGTCTTTACTTTGTTAATTGTACATGACTTGGAAAATGAAACTTCTTTTCATAGCAAATCTTCTGCTCATTATCCTCAGCATACAAAAGTAGTGGAGTAGGAAGAGATTTAGAGGCAggaatttttggttttgctgattGCTCATACACATGGTAAAGCTCAATTATTCTCTGatcatattttttcattttaacagaaaGTGCTTaacacaaggaaagaaaatatagtaAAGAACACAGTAGCCAGAATGCCTATACATGCTGTCATTCCACTGCTGCATGAGGTAAGGAAGTACCTCCAGTACTGTCTTGTATTGCCATACAAGCCACATGTGATTTGCCTTCTAGCTACTAAAATCCAGGATATGtctctttatttttgaaaatggtTTGATGCTGTGAGAGGACTGAAATGTTTCTTAATTTATCCCTGATAcactttttatcttttctggCTGAAGATTCACCAAAGGACCAGGTGTCACTGTCAAAGCTAGGAAGATCATTAGGTCACGTACTACTATCTTAAATGATGAtgtgggagaaggaagggaagagattAAGCAAAAGCTAGTATAGTGCGTGGCAAATAATCACCCTTACATCTTGTTTTCAGCTACTAACGTGGACGATAGTTTAAGGCATCATGAAGTCCATTTGCTGTACTTATACTTTGAACATCATTtagcagtaattttaaaagggaTTTGGCTTCTGAACTGCTTAGTCAGTGATATTAAATAAACTCTTTCATTTGGACAGAAATACTTTAATGATTAGGTTTCACTGGACGTTACTATTTTAAACCAAACGCTGGTTAGTAGCTCTTATTATGTGAACGATGTTCTATTATATAAGGTAATGgttcaatttattttgtattttggtgTGCTGACCACAAGtaagattaaatttttttatggCACCGATCTTAAATGAGTTCTGCAGATGGCCTGGTGCTGAATGTTTGGTCTTACAGCACCTCCATAGGCTTATGTTAATGAAATGCTGTGTTTCTTCCCTGGGATGTTTTTTGGGGAATCTAAGTGCAAGTGTTTAGCGCTGTAATCTCAGTGGATAGTCAGACCTTTGTGTAACTGTCTTCTCCCAAGCTTGAGACCTGTTGTGTGAAATGACCTTTACCTGATACTCTTTTCACTTGTTTCCCCAACTTTTCCACCATGTAACAAACTGCTCTACTAAACAGataaacagagatgaaaaaggTTTCCTATTAGTTATTCCTGCCAGGTTTAAGCTGCAGTGGATATTTTGCATGTTAAGAGTTCCTGCTTTCTTGTAATACTGAAACCCAGCCTCTGCAAGTTACCACCTTGTGTAGAGGGTGGTAGAGCCAGAAGTGTAATTTTCTGGAGCCTGTCAGTGGTTAATCCTAGCAAGCCTCAAATGCCTGGAAAACTTTCTGTCCCAGTACTGGGGCTGTCAAATGATCTCATGTTGGGGTTTTAAATTTGTTATGTTGTTACTTATTGCTGACTgttctttttgtccttttagCTTACAAAGAGATTGCAGGGCAACCCATACAGGTAAGAGACAACTCAGCTACAGTTCAATTCACCTAAAACTTTTCACATGTGTGTGTTATGGTCCCTCCTACCATGTATGTGATAGATTTCCAAAGTAACTGCAATTAAACTGCAGCATCTGGAGGTAAATACTCACCTCATTGAGAGTGAAAAGAAGAACTTAAAACACTTAAAGCAGTGCTTTGTTAAGGTGGCTGAAGTGGAATTGTAAAGGGAAAAGGATACCTGCAATTAGCATATAACCCTGAGAATGTAACTGAAGGCCCCAAATGTTTATATTATGGACCTggtcaataaataaaataactctGAGGTGTAGAGCTTGTTTAATTATCAAATGTATTTAGACATCTCTTAATGTGGTGTTTTATAACAGAACCAGCTTCCCCCCCTCCATCTTGTTGTGTTGCCATAAGGACAGCTGTGTTGAGATGGGCTGTGCTGAGTTGTGGGGGTTAGGTTGGTTTGGGTggagtttattttttctaaatataaattTCCTCATTGTAGGTGGAAAAGAAAGTATTGTGCTTTGATCTTTGAGACCATCCATAAAAGATTTCAGAAGCACAGACCCCTGAGCTTGCCTAGTTTAGTCCCTCACTGAAATGTCTGTTCCTTTCCTAAAAAATAACTTGCATATCTCATGTGGATAGCCAAAGTTTACATTTCCACCTGTAGAGAGCATATATCTTCTTCTCTAACTAAAAGAGAACACTTTAGAACTATTTAGCATCTAGAATGTGAAATGGGTGTCTCTTCAGCCACTATCTCTtggatataatttatttatcttttccagtgcctcactaaTGGTTCGATGGCTGAAGTCTGTTTTTACCCTACATGCATCCTACCTTTCCACAGtaagtatttttcattcatgCCAAAGCACTTAGGCAAAACTACatttaaatgcataaataaacatattttctttcttcaagaAATGGTCTCCTGCTCTCTGTATAGAGAGCTATGCTTACACCACTTTTGTTGAACCTACTGGACATTGCTGATAAAATTGTTTGTCTTAGTCATTCCTGACATAATTATAGCCATCCCAAAGTCAAACCAAGATAAGTTATGTCACACCTCTGAAAGGGAACAAAATTACTGCCAAAGAGTAATTTAGCCTGTGTCAGTAGATCTTACACAACTAACTTTTCCTTGTTCTTGTAATTCTCATATTGAGACTGTCTTGGGCGTGGCCGGATTTATAGGGTAAGGGTGTGCCAAAGTTGGCAGGGTAGGAAGTAATGCTGCAGCTTCTGGATTGAAGTCCAGCCTTGCCTTACAAGTGATGCACTCTTGCTGGGTTAAGAAAAAGACGTTTGGGCAGTGTCAGCCCTTTCTGCCATTTGTTATAGGattgctgagcagcagaactTGCATGCATTGCTGAGGCTGCATTTGGACACCGGTGTGTGTTCAGTTCCCACTTACACAGCTTTCTGAACAGTGCTTCACCCCTACATGGCAGAGGCTGGAAAGGGAGTCCAACAGTGACTATGCTTTAATACTTCTAAACATGGCTAAGTGTTAATTGATCAGGCTGCAGGTGGTTCCTGAGACccctcagctctcccttctATCTCGAATAATGTATGCAAGTATTGCTTGCTCCAAACATacaaaaatagtttaaaaaaaaaccaaaaaaaaccatttaGGATGTGTTTGTTAAcggtttcattttttttcatctgtctcttctcccaagttGCCAGACCTTATTCCTCAGCTGGGAATGTTGTACCAGTTGATGGAGAGCAGGGTAAAAACTTTGCAAAAGCTTTCCCGTCTGCATGGAAGACTCTTCATTCTTGTCACCCAGGTGAGCTTCACCTGCATAACATGGGATGTGCAGGGGTGTTGTTTGCAGACTTCACTTGCTGTTGGGATTGCATCTGATGCAATTTGTCCTGGGCACTTTAATGCAGCTGCTGTTGAGGGACACTGATAATGCTCAGAGCAGGCCATTAA
This window contains:
- the WDR43 gene encoding WD repeat-containing protein 43 encodes the protein MASTRCFQVTHSKFVTLYVEDGPQRKKRKSEVGEVDKQLDILAIGTAVGSILLYSTVKGELQSKLDGGHDSRVNCVRWHQDSCCLYSCSDDKHIVEWNTQTCKVKCKWKGDNSSVTCLCISPDGKMLLSAGRTIKLWDLETKEVYRHFTGHATSVSSLMFTTVKPMNESKPFDGITGLYFLSGAIHDRLLSVWQIRSDRKEKNAVMSFSVTEEPTFVDLTVSEVKEEPVKLAVVCRDGQLHLFEHILNGYCKKPLTSNCTVQIATPGNDGDSTPKPVPILAAAFCKDKQSLLLVYGNTLQPILEKVSLNTSESHICLVRDMQKVLSLKTDAAVTKVKTPVVNSDTKVLVPGIPGHSTAVKTPASGKEKKKNKRKPGETEESIEERLGALDIDVSKVKTPGGLPQTDSFAVLLVQGLESNDAEILNKVLNTRKENIVKNTVARMPIHAVIPLLHELTKRLQGNPYSASLMVRWLKSVFTLHASYLSTLPDLIPQLGMLYQLMESRVKTLQKLSRLHGRLFILVTQLAASQAVQDVPEVNQTAKLVYEDDSSEEEGSDDEMIADKDSDENWDEDDEKEEQSDEQDMTVEKEINGDSDLEPENESEEE